The following coding sequences lie in one Paroedura picta isolate Pp20150507F chromosome 10, Ppicta_v3.0, whole genome shotgun sequence genomic window:
- the SEMA4F gene encoding semaphorin-4F isoform X4, with protein MVQRFSHQTASNYSVLLVDPASHALYVGAKDAIFALTLDGISHGSRMVPWNVLQSPRNSCKMKGKKEAECHNFVRILEFANQTHLFVCGTFAFDPQCGFVKVSAFSSVESPESGRGKCPFEPLQPSTAVMADGALYAATVNNFLGTEPIISRATGNPAELIRTDTSVAWLNDPEFVASAFVRESRNGDDDKIYFFFTETAREYDFYEKVKVARVARVCKGDLGGQKTLQKKWTTFLKTRLVCSDPETGRVFNILKDVVTLSSTNWTGTIFYGVFVAQRNEGPGSAVCAYSLESIRRAMDGRYKEFKRDCDKRGQDEVPYPRPGACITNSMKLAGFGSSLALPDRVLTFVRDHPLMDEPAYPLENRPLLVKPDARYRRLAVHRIRALSGQEHDVLYLGTEDGHLHKAVRIGPDVSLVEDLTLFAEPQPVQNLLIHQQNWLYVSSDSEVIQISTSYCAKHRTCPDCLLARDPACAWSQELGACRDHHGHTGLLQDLTAAKVLALCSPEKEEAPPMVEVAAPLAARMILPCTPHSTWATCEWQRPSLDAALSALRGDGLELTVTEAALGEYTCRCAEAGVNSMVASYSLVRAALAGPSASRLAERSYCVLVGIFSFILGIIASTACLLLHERRRRERLQRELICRERNGLDLMQSTTTSCSHEPQTPSSPEDERHPLATAKKNGSLNGYPHLYINELDTEQARIYLTGVPLAKCDETSI; from the exons ATGGTGCAGCGCTTTTCCCACCAGACAGCTTCCAACTACAGTGTGTTGCTGGTGGACCCAGCCTCCCATGCTCTCTATGTGGGAGCCAAGGATGCCATATTTGCCCTGACCTTGGATGGCATCAGCCACGGAAGCAGGATG GTCCCTTGGAATGTGCTCCAGAGCCCTAGGAATTCCTGCAAGATGAAAGGCAAAAAGGAG GCTGAGTGCCACAACTTTGTCCGGATCCTGGAGTTCGCTAACCAAACCCACCTCTTTGTCTGCGGGACTTTTGCCTTCGACCCACAGTGTGGCTTTGTT AAAGTGAGTGCTTTCAGCAGTGTGGAGAGTCCGGAGAGCGGCCGGGGGAAGTGCCCCTTTGAGCCTCTGCAGCCATCCACAGCTGTCATGGCGG ACGGTGCCCTGTATGCAGCCACGGTGAATAACTTCCTGGGCACTGAGCCCATCATCTCCAGAGCCACGGGGAACCCTGCAGAGCTGATTCGGACTGACACTTCCGTTGCATGGCTAAATG ACCCAGAGTTTGTGGCTTCAGCCTTTGTACGGGAGAGCAGGAATGGTGATGATGATAAGATCTATTTCTTCTTTACGGAGACGGCTCGGGAATATGACTTCTATGAGAAAGTCAAGGTTGCTCGGGTTGCCCGCGTCTGCAAG GGGGACTTGGGAGGCCAGAAGACCTTGCAGAAGAAGTGGACCACCTTCTTGAAGACTCGGCTGGTCTGCTCAGATCCAGAGACTGGAAGAGTCTTCAACATCCTCAAAGATGTAGTCACTCTGTCCTCCACCAACTGGACGGGCACCATCTTCTACGGAGTCTTTGTTGCCCAAAG GAACGAGGGCCCTGGCTCTGCCGTTTGTGCCTATAGCCTGGAGAGTATCCGGAGAGCCATGGATGGGCGCTACAAGGAGTTCAAGAGGGATTGTGACAAAAGGGGGCAGGACGAAGTTCCTTACCCACGGCCAGGGGCA TGCATCACCAACAGCATGAAGCTGGCTGGCTTTGGGTCTTCTCTTGCCCTCCCGGACCGAGTCCTGACATTTGTTCGTGACCACCCGCTCATGGATGAGCCAGCCTACCCGCTTGAGAACAGGCCCCTGCTGGTGAAGCCAGATGCACGGTACCGCCGACTGGCGGTTCACCGGATCAGAGCCCTCTCCGGGCAGGAGCATGACGTTCTGTACCTGGGGACAG AGGATGGACATTTACACAAAGCTGTAAGGATTGGCCCTGACGTCTCCCTTGTTGAGGACTTGACACTGTTTGCGGAGCCCCAGCCGGTCCAGAACCTCCTCATCCACCAG CAGAACTGGCTGTACGTGTCCTCTGACAGCGAAGTGATCCAGATCAGCACCTCCTACTGTGCCAAACATCGGACCTGCCCAGACTGCCTTTTGGCCAGGGACCCTGCATGTGCTTGGAGTCAGGAGCTGGGGGCCTGCAGAGATCACCACGGGCACACAGG GCTCCTCCAGGATCTCACAGCGGCAAAGGTACTGGCGCTCTGCTCTCCAGAGAAAGAAG AGGCGCCCCCCATGGTTGAAGTGGCAGCACCGCTGGCGGCCCGCATGATCCTGCCCTGCACCCCTCATTCCACGTGGGCCACCTGTGAATGGCAGAGGCCTTCTCTGGATGCTGCCCTGTCTGCCTTGCGTGGTGATGGACTGGAGCTGACTGTGACAGAGGCTGCTTTGGGGGAGTACACATGCCGCTGTGCAGAGGCTGGCGTGAACAGCATGGTGGCATCCTACAGTTTGGTGAGGGCGGCCTTGGCCGGCCCCagtgcctcccgattggctgAGCGCAGTTATTGTGTCCTGGTGGGGATCTTCAGCTTCATCTTGGGCATCATCGCCAGCActgcctgccttcttctgcatgaGCGAAGGCGGCGGGAGCGCTTGCAGCGAGAGCTGATTTGCCGAGAGCGCAATGGGCTGGATCTGATGCAGTCCACCACCACCAGCTGCAGCCATGAGCCACAGACCCCCAGCTCCCCGGAGGATGAGCGCCACCCACTGGCCACGGCCAAGAAGAATGGCAGCCTCAATGGCTACCCCCACCTGTACATCAATGAGTTGGACACAGAGCAAGCCCGCATCTACTTGACGGGGGTCCCGCTGGCCAAGTGTGACGAGACCTCCATCTAG
- the SEMA4F gene encoding semaphorin-4F isoform X3, which yields MKQGSGGSQHLRVQDSRDRDEVDQMVQRFSHQTASNYSVLLVDPASHALYVGAKDAIFALTLDGISHGSRMVPWNVLQSPRNSCKMKGKKEAECHNFVRILEFANQTHLFVCGTFAFDPQCGFVKVSAFSSVESPESGRGKCPFEPLQPSTAVMADGALYAATVNNFLGTEPIISRATGNPAELIRTDTSVAWLNDPEFVASAFVRESRNGDDDKIYFFFTETAREYDFYEKVKVARVARVCKGDLGGQKTLQKKWTTFLKTRLVCSDPETGRVFNILKDVVTLSSTNWTGTIFYGVFVAQRNEGPGSAVCAYSLESIRRAMDGRYKEFKRDCDKRGQDEVPYPRPGACITNSMKLAGFGSSLALPDRVLTFVRDHPLMDEPAYPLENRPLLVKPDARYRRLAVHRIRALSGQEHDVLYLGTEDGHLHKAVRIGPDVSLVEDLTLFAEPQPVQNLLIHQQNWLYVSSDSEVIQISTSYCAKHRTCPDCLLARDPACAWSQELGACRDHHGHTGLLQDLTAAKVLALCSPEKEEAPPMVEVAAPLAARMILPCTPHSTWATCEWQRPSLDAALSALRGDGLELTVTEAALGEYTCRCAEAGVNSMVASYSLVRAALAGPSASRLAERSYCVLVGIFSFILGIIASTACLLLHERRRRERLQRELICRERNGLDLMQSTTTSCSHEPQTPSSPEDERHPLATAKKNGSLNGYPHLYINELDTEQARIYLTGVPLAKCDETSI from the exons AGGTGGACCAGATGGTGCAGCGCTTTTCCCACCAGACAGCTTCCAACTACAGTGTGTTGCTGGTGGACCCAGCCTCCCATGCTCTCTATGTGGGAGCCAAGGATGCCATATTTGCCCTGACCTTGGATGGCATCAGCCACGGAAGCAGGATG GTCCCTTGGAATGTGCTCCAGAGCCCTAGGAATTCCTGCAAGATGAAAGGCAAAAAGGAG GCTGAGTGCCACAACTTTGTCCGGATCCTGGAGTTCGCTAACCAAACCCACCTCTTTGTCTGCGGGACTTTTGCCTTCGACCCACAGTGTGGCTTTGTT AAAGTGAGTGCTTTCAGCAGTGTGGAGAGTCCGGAGAGCGGCCGGGGGAAGTGCCCCTTTGAGCCTCTGCAGCCATCCACAGCTGTCATGGCGG ACGGTGCCCTGTATGCAGCCACGGTGAATAACTTCCTGGGCACTGAGCCCATCATCTCCAGAGCCACGGGGAACCCTGCAGAGCTGATTCGGACTGACACTTCCGTTGCATGGCTAAATG ACCCAGAGTTTGTGGCTTCAGCCTTTGTACGGGAGAGCAGGAATGGTGATGATGATAAGATCTATTTCTTCTTTACGGAGACGGCTCGGGAATATGACTTCTATGAGAAAGTCAAGGTTGCTCGGGTTGCCCGCGTCTGCAAG GGGGACTTGGGAGGCCAGAAGACCTTGCAGAAGAAGTGGACCACCTTCTTGAAGACTCGGCTGGTCTGCTCAGATCCAGAGACTGGAAGAGTCTTCAACATCCTCAAAGATGTAGTCACTCTGTCCTCCACCAACTGGACGGGCACCATCTTCTACGGAGTCTTTGTTGCCCAAAG GAACGAGGGCCCTGGCTCTGCCGTTTGTGCCTATAGCCTGGAGAGTATCCGGAGAGCCATGGATGGGCGCTACAAGGAGTTCAAGAGGGATTGTGACAAAAGGGGGCAGGACGAAGTTCCTTACCCACGGCCAGGGGCA TGCATCACCAACAGCATGAAGCTGGCTGGCTTTGGGTCTTCTCTTGCCCTCCCGGACCGAGTCCTGACATTTGTTCGTGACCACCCGCTCATGGATGAGCCAGCCTACCCGCTTGAGAACAGGCCCCTGCTGGTGAAGCCAGATGCACGGTACCGCCGACTGGCGGTTCACCGGATCAGAGCCCTCTCCGGGCAGGAGCATGACGTTCTGTACCTGGGGACAG AGGATGGACATTTACACAAAGCTGTAAGGATTGGCCCTGACGTCTCCCTTGTTGAGGACTTGACACTGTTTGCGGAGCCCCAGCCGGTCCAGAACCTCCTCATCCACCAG CAGAACTGGCTGTACGTGTCCTCTGACAGCGAAGTGATCCAGATCAGCACCTCCTACTGTGCCAAACATCGGACCTGCCCAGACTGCCTTTTGGCCAGGGACCCTGCATGTGCTTGGAGTCAGGAGCTGGGGGCCTGCAGAGATCACCACGGGCACACAGG GCTCCTCCAGGATCTCACAGCGGCAAAGGTACTGGCGCTCTGCTCTCCAGAGAAAGAAG AGGCGCCCCCCATGGTTGAAGTGGCAGCACCGCTGGCGGCCCGCATGATCCTGCCCTGCACCCCTCATTCCACGTGGGCCACCTGTGAATGGCAGAGGCCTTCTCTGGATGCTGCCCTGTCTGCCTTGCGTGGTGATGGACTGGAGCTGACTGTGACAGAGGCTGCTTTGGGGGAGTACACATGCCGCTGTGCAGAGGCTGGCGTGAACAGCATGGTGGCATCCTACAGTTTGGTGAGGGCGGCCTTGGCCGGCCCCagtgcctcccgattggctgAGCGCAGTTATTGTGTCCTGGTGGGGATCTTCAGCTTCATCTTGGGCATCATCGCCAGCActgcctgccttcttctgcatgaGCGAAGGCGGCGGGAGCGCTTGCAGCGAGAGCTGATTTGCCGAGAGCGCAATGGGCTGGATCTGATGCAGTCCACCACCACCAGCTGCAGCCATGAGCCACAGACCCCCAGCTCCCCGGAGGATGAGCGCCACCCACTGGCCACGGCCAAGAAGAATGGCAGCCTCAATGGCTACCCCCACCTGTACATCAATGAGTTGGACACAGAGCAAGCCCGCATCTACTTGACGGGGGTCCCGCTGGCCAAGTGTGACGAGACCTCCATCTAG
- the SEMA4F gene encoding semaphorin-4F isoform X2: protein MARGPGPRRPPLLLLLLLLLLLRGSAAPPPPVARISRPFSEVDQMVQRFSHQTASNYSVLLVDPASHALYVGAKDAIFALTLDGISHGSRMVPWNVLQSPRNSCKMKGKKEAECHNFVRILEFANQTHLFVCGTFAFDPQCGFVKVSAFSSVESPESGRGKCPFEPLQPSTAVMADGALYAATVNNFLGTEPIISRATGNPAELIRTDTSVAWLNDPEFVASAFVRESRNGDDDKIYFFFTETAREYDFYEKVKVARVARVCKGDLGGQKTLQKKWTTFLKTRLVCSDPETGRVFNILKDVVTLSSTNWTGTIFYGVFVAQRNEGPGSAVCAYSLESIRRAMDGRYKEFKRDCDKRGQDEVPYPRPGACITNSMKLAGFGSSLALPDRVLTFVRDHPLMDEPAYPLENRPLLVKPDARYRRLAVHRIRALSGQEHDVLYLGTEDGHLHKAVRIGPDVSLVEDLTLFAEPQPVQNLLIHQNWLYVSSDSEVIQISTSYCAKHRTCPDCLLARDPACAWSQELGACRDHHGHTGLLQDLTAAKVLALCSPEKEEAPPMVEVAAPLAARMILPCTPHSTWATCEWQRPSLDAALSALRGDGLELTVTEAALGEYTCRCAEAGVNSMVASYSLVRAALAGPSASRLAERSYCVLVGIFSFILGIIASTACLLLHERRRRERLQRELICRERNGLDLMQSTTTSCSHEPQTPSSPEDERHPLATAKKNGSLNGYPHLYINELDTEQARIYLTGVPLAKCDETSI, encoded by the exons AGGTGGACCAGATGGTGCAGCGCTTTTCCCACCAGACAGCTTCCAACTACAGTGTGTTGCTGGTGGACCCAGCCTCCCATGCTCTCTATGTGGGAGCCAAGGATGCCATATTTGCCCTGACCTTGGATGGCATCAGCCACGGAAGCAGGATG GTCCCTTGGAATGTGCTCCAGAGCCCTAGGAATTCCTGCAAGATGAAAGGCAAAAAGGAG GCTGAGTGCCACAACTTTGTCCGGATCCTGGAGTTCGCTAACCAAACCCACCTCTTTGTCTGCGGGACTTTTGCCTTCGACCCACAGTGTGGCTTTGTT AAAGTGAGTGCTTTCAGCAGTGTGGAGAGTCCGGAGAGCGGCCGGGGGAAGTGCCCCTTTGAGCCTCTGCAGCCATCCACAGCTGTCATGGCGG ACGGTGCCCTGTATGCAGCCACGGTGAATAACTTCCTGGGCACTGAGCCCATCATCTCCAGAGCCACGGGGAACCCTGCAGAGCTGATTCGGACTGACACTTCCGTTGCATGGCTAAATG ACCCAGAGTTTGTGGCTTCAGCCTTTGTACGGGAGAGCAGGAATGGTGATGATGATAAGATCTATTTCTTCTTTACGGAGACGGCTCGGGAATATGACTTCTATGAGAAAGTCAAGGTTGCTCGGGTTGCCCGCGTCTGCAAG GGGGACTTGGGAGGCCAGAAGACCTTGCAGAAGAAGTGGACCACCTTCTTGAAGACTCGGCTGGTCTGCTCAGATCCAGAGACTGGAAGAGTCTTCAACATCCTCAAAGATGTAGTCACTCTGTCCTCCACCAACTGGACGGGCACCATCTTCTACGGAGTCTTTGTTGCCCAAAG GAACGAGGGCCCTGGCTCTGCCGTTTGTGCCTATAGCCTGGAGAGTATCCGGAGAGCCATGGATGGGCGCTACAAGGAGTTCAAGAGGGATTGTGACAAAAGGGGGCAGGACGAAGTTCCTTACCCACGGCCAGGGGCA TGCATCACCAACAGCATGAAGCTGGCTGGCTTTGGGTCTTCTCTTGCCCTCCCGGACCGAGTCCTGACATTTGTTCGTGACCACCCGCTCATGGATGAGCCAGCCTACCCGCTTGAGAACAGGCCCCTGCTGGTGAAGCCAGATGCACGGTACCGCCGACTGGCGGTTCACCGGATCAGAGCCCTCTCCGGGCAGGAGCATGACGTTCTGTACCTGGGGACAG AGGATGGACATTTACACAAAGCTGTAAGGATTGGCCCTGACGTCTCCCTTGTTGAGGACTTGACACTGTTTGCGGAGCCCCAGCCGGTCCAGAACCTCCTCATCCACCAG AACTGGCTGTACGTGTCCTCTGACAGCGAAGTGATCCAGATCAGCACCTCCTACTGTGCCAAACATCGGACCTGCCCAGACTGCCTTTTGGCCAGGGACCCTGCATGTGCTTGGAGTCAGGAGCTGGGGGCCTGCAGAGATCACCACGGGCACACAGG GCTCCTCCAGGATCTCACAGCGGCAAAGGTACTGGCGCTCTGCTCTCCAGAGAAAGAAG AGGCGCCCCCCATGGTTGAAGTGGCAGCACCGCTGGCGGCCCGCATGATCCTGCCCTGCACCCCTCATTCCACGTGGGCCACCTGTGAATGGCAGAGGCCTTCTCTGGATGCTGCCCTGTCTGCCTTGCGTGGTGATGGACTGGAGCTGACTGTGACAGAGGCTGCTTTGGGGGAGTACACATGCCGCTGTGCAGAGGCTGGCGTGAACAGCATGGTGGCATCCTACAGTTTGGTGAGGGCGGCCTTGGCCGGCCCCagtgcctcccgattggctgAGCGCAGTTATTGTGTCCTGGTGGGGATCTTCAGCTTCATCTTGGGCATCATCGCCAGCActgcctgccttcttctgcatgaGCGAAGGCGGCGGGAGCGCTTGCAGCGAGAGCTGATTTGCCGAGAGCGCAATGGGCTGGATCTGATGCAGTCCACCACCACCAGCTGCAGCCATGAGCCACAGACCCCCAGCTCCCCGGAGGATGAGCGCCACCCACTGGCCACGGCCAAGAAGAATGGCAGCCTCAATGGCTACCCCCACCTGTACATCAATGAGTTGGACACAGAGCAAGCCCGCATCTACTTGACGGGGGTCCCGCTGGCCAAGTGTGACGAGACCTCCATCTAG
- the SEMA4F gene encoding semaphorin-4F isoform X1 has protein sequence MARGPGPRRPPLLLLLLLLLLLRGSAAPPPPVARISRPFSEVDQMVQRFSHQTASNYSVLLVDPASHALYVGAKDAIFALTLDGISHGSRMVPWNVLQSPRNSCKMKGKKEAECHNFVRILEFANQTHLFVCGTFAFDPQCGFVKVSAFSSVESPESGRGKCPFEPLQPSTAVMADGALYAATVNNFLGTEPIISRATGNPAELIRTDTSVAWLNDPEFVASAFVRESRNGDDDKIYFFFTETAREYDFYEKVKVARVARVCKGDLGGQKTLQKKWTTFLKTRLVCSDPETGRVFNILKDVVTLSSTNWTGTIFYGVFVAQRNEGPGSAVCAYSLESIRRAMDGRYKEFKRDCDKRGQDEVPYPRPGACITNSMKLAGFGSSLALPDRVLTFVRDHPLMDEPAYPLENRPLLVKPDARYRRLAVHRIRALSGQEHDVLYLGTEDGHLHKAVRIGPDVSLVEDLTLFAEPQPVQNLLIHQQNWLYVSSDSEVIQISTSYCAKHRTCPDCLLARDPACAWSQELGACRDHHGHTGLLQDLTAAKVLALCSPEKEEAPPMVEVAAPLAARMILPCTPHSTWATCEWQRPSLDAALSALRGDGLELTVTEAALGEYTCRCAEAGVNSMVASYSLVRAALAGPSASRLAERSYCVLVGIFSFILGIIASTACLLLHERRRRERLQRELICRERNGLDLMQSTTTSCSHEPQTPSSPEDERHPLATAKKNGSLNGYPHLYINELDTEQARIYLTGVPLAKCDETSI, from the exons AGGTGGACCAGATGGTGCAGCGCTTTTCCCACCAGACAGCTTCCAACTACAGTGTGTTGCTGGTGGACCCAGCCTCCCATGCTCTCTATGTGGGAGCCAAGGATGCCATATTTGCCCTGACCTTGGATGGCATCAGCCACGGAAGCAGGATG GTCCCTTGGAATGTGCTCCAGAGCCCTAGGAATTCCTGCAAGATGAAAGGCAAAAAGGAG GCTGAGTGCCACAACTTTGTCCGGATCCTGGAGTTCGCTAACCAAACCCACCTCTTTGTCTGCGGGACTTTTGCCTTCGACCCACAGTGTGGCTTTGTT AAAGTGAGTGCTTTCAGCAGTGTGGAGAGTCCGGAGAGCGGCCGGGGGAAGTGCCCCTTTGAGCCTCTGCAGCCATCCACAGCTGTCATGGCGG ACGGTGCCCTGTATGCAGCCACGGTGAATAACTTCCTGGGCACTGAGCCCATCATCTCCAGAGCCACGGGGAACCCTGCAGAGCTGATTCGGACTGACACTTCCGTTGCATGGCTAAATG ACCCAGAGTTTGTGGCTTCAGCCTTTGTACGGGAGAGCAGGAATGGTGATGATGATAAGATCTATTTCTTCTTTACGGAGACGGCTCGGGAATATGACTTCTATGAGAAAGTCAAGGTTGCTCGGGTTGCCCGCGTCTGCAAG GGGGACTTGGGAGGCCAGAAGACCTTGCAGAAGAAGTGGACCACCTTCTTGAAGACTCGGCTGGTCTGCTCAGATCCAGAGACTGGAAGAGTCTTCAACATCCTCAAAGATGTAGTCACTCTGTCCTCCACCAACTGGACGGGCACCATCTTCTACGGAGTCTTTGTTGCCCAAAG GAACGAGGGCCCTGGCTCTGCCGTTTGTGCCTATAGCCTGGAGAGTATCCGGAGAGCCATGGATGGGCGCTACAAGGAGTTCAAGAGGGATTGTGACAAAAGGGGGCAGGACGAAGTTCCTTACCCACGGCCAGGGGCA TGCATCACCAACAGCATGAAGCTGGCTGGCTTTGGGTCTTCTCTTGCCCTCCCGGACCGAGTCCTGACATTTGTTCGTGACCACCCGCTCATGGATGAGCCAGCCTACCCGCTTGAGAACAGGCCCCTGCTGGTGAAGCCAGATGCACGGTACCGCCGACTGGCGGTTCACCGGATCAGAGCCCTCTCCGGGCAGGAGCATGACGTTCTGTACCTGGGGACAG AGGATGGACATTTACACAAAGCTGTAAGGATTGGCCCTGACGTCTCCCTTGTTGAGGACTTGACACTGTTTGCGGAGCCCCAGCCGGTCCAGAACCTCCTCATCCACCAG CAGAACTGGCTGTACGTGTCCTCTGACAGCGAAGTGATCCAGATCAGCACCTCCTACTGTGCCAAACATCGGACCTGCCCAGACTGCCTTTTGGCCAGGGACCCTGCATGTGCTTGGAGTCAGGAGCTGGGGGCCTGCAGAGATCACCACGGGCACACAGG GCTCCTCCAGGATCTCACAGCGGCAAAGGTACTGGCGCTCTGCTCTCCAGAGAAAGAAG AGGCGCCCCCCATGGTTGAAGTGGCAGCACCGCTGGCGGCCCGCATGATCCTGCCCTGCACCCCTCATTCCACGTGGGCCACCTGTGAATGGCAGAGGCCTTCTCTGGATGCTGCCCTGTCTGCCTTGCGTGGTGATGGACTGGAGCTGACTGTGACAGAGGCTGCTTTGGGGGAGTACACATGCCGCTGTGCAGAGGCTGGCGTGAACAGCATGGTGGCATCCTACAGTTTGGTGAGGGCGGCCTTGGCCGGCCCCagtgcctcccgattggctgAGCGCAGTTATTGTGTCCTGGTGGGGATCTTCAGCTTCATCTTGGGCATCATCGCCAGCActgcctgccttcttctgcatgaGCGAAGGCGGCGGGAGCGCTTGCAGCGAGAGCTGATTTGCCGAGAGCGCAATGGGCTGGATCTGATGCAGTCCACCACCACCAGCTGCAGCCATGAGCCACAGACCCCCAGCTCCCCGGAGGATGAGCGCCACCCACTGGCCACGGCCAAGAAGAATGGCAGCCTCAATGGCTACCCCCACCTGTACATCAATGAGTTGGACACAGAGCAAGCCCGCATCTACTTGACGGGGGTCCCGCTGGCCAAGTGTGACGAGACCTCCATCTAG